A genomic window from Chitinophaga pollutisoli includes:
- the pyrE gene encoding orotate phosphoribosyltransferase encodes MSNVSEKQVAEKLLQIQAVKLSPAQPFTWASGWKSPIYCDNRKVLSYPYVRDYIKSELSNIVFETWPEAAVIAGVATAGIPHGALVADQLKLPFIYVRSKPKEHGMGNQIEGVLQPGQPVVVVEDLISTGKSSLEAVQAIRAAGGEVIGMVSIFNYGFDVAVKAFEAAGVSFKSLSNYNALIELAVEKGQVGPDEQATLQAWRTAPDVWGK; translated from the coding sequence ATGAGTAATGTCAGCGAAAAACAGGTAGCAGAGAAGCTGCTCCAGATTCAAGCCGTAAAACTGAGCCCTGCCCAGCCTTTTACCTGGGCTTCGGGCTGGAAGTCCCCGATTTATTGCGACAACCGCAAGGTCTTGTCATATCCGTATGTGCGGGATTACATCAAATCCGAGCTTTCCAACATCGTATTCGAAACCTGGCCGGAAGCCGCGGTGATCGCGGGCGTAGCCACGGCGGGCATCCCGCATGGCGCGCTGGTAGCGGATCAGCTTAAACTGCCATTCATTTACGTACGTTCCAAGCCGAAAGAGCACGGGATGGGCAACCAGATCGAAGGCGTGCTGCAGCCGGGCCAGCCGGTAGTGGTGGTGGAAGACCTGATCTCCACCGGTAAAAGCAGCCTCGAAGCCGTGCAGGCCATTCGCGCCGCCGGCGGGGAGGTGATCGGCATGGTGTCGATCTTCAATTATGGGTTCGACGTGGCGGTGAAAGCTTTCGAAGCGGCCGGCGTATCGTTCAAATCGCTGAGTAATTACAACGCCCTGATCGAGCTGGCGGTGGAAAAAGGCCAGGTGGGCCCCGACGAGCAGGCTACTTTGCAAGCCTGGCGCACGGCTCCCGACGTATGGGGGAAGTAG
- a CDS encoding arginine decarboxylase has translation MNNTYTDLVNQTFEFPQEGFEVKENNLIFNGLDIRALIDKYGTPFKLTYLPKIGMQVNRAKKMFQDAIKKNKYDGNYYYCYCTKSSHFSFIMEETLKQGVHIETSFAYDIDIINKLYERKKITKDTYVICNGYKTKTYTRAIAKLINSGFKNVIPVLDNKEELEDYSKFVRTKDPVKLGIRIAAEEEPTFDFYTSRLGIAKSDILEYYVDKLKGNPKFELKMLHFFMNKGIKDDIFYWSQFNKVLNLYCQLKKICPELESINLGGGFPIKHSLGFDYDYAYIVNEIVANIKSVCKKNKVPVPDIYTEFGSFTVGESGAVIYSVLGEKQQNDREAWYMIDSSFITTLPDTWGIGEKFLMLPINKWDQEYQEVHLGGLTCDGYDFYTSEEHINAVFLPKLTGEQEPLYIGFFHTGAYQDQLSGYGGIKHCLIPSPKHVVVGYDKNGQLKDWLYAKEQTSQSMLKILGY, from the coding sequence ATGAACAACACCTACACGGACCTGGTTAACCAGACTTTCGAGTTCCCGCAGGAGGGTTTCGAGGTGAAGGAGAACAACCTTATTTTTAACGGGTTGGACATCCGGGCGTTGATTGACAAGTACGGAACTCCCTTTAAGTTGACCTACCTCCCTAAAATCGGGATGCAGGTAAACAGGGCTAAAAAGATGTTCCAGGATGCGATTAAGAAGAACAAGTATGATGGCAATTATTACTATTGTTATTGTACCAAAAGTTCCCACTTTTCGTTCATCATGGAGGAGACCCTCAAGCAAGGGGTCCACATCGAAACATCGTTCGCTTACGACATAGACATTATTAACAAGCTCTATGAACGTAAGAAGATCACCAAGGATACGTATGTGATCTGTAACGGGTATAAAACCAAAACTTATACCCGGGCCATCGCAAAACTGATCAACAGCGGATTCAAAAACGTGATCCCGGTGCTCGACAACAAGGAGGAACTGGAGGATTATTCCAAATTCGTGCGCACCAAAGATCCCGTTAAACTGGGTATCCGGATCGCAGCCGAGGAAGAGCCCACCTTTGATTTTTACACCTCCCGCCTCGGCATCGCCAAAAGCGACATCCTCGAATATTACGTGGACAAGCTGAAAGGAAATCCGAAGTTCGAACTCAAGATGCTCCACTTCTTTATGAACAAGGGCATCAAAGACGATATATTTTATTGGAGCCAGTTCAACAAGGTGTTGAACCTCTATTGCCAGCTGAAGAAGATCTGTCCGGAACTGGAAAGCATCAACCTCGGCGGTGGCTTCCCGATCAAGCACTCCCTCGGGTTCGATTACGATTACGCTTACATCGTTAACGAAATCGTAGCCAACATCAAGAGCGTGTGCAAAAAGAATAAAGTACCAGTGCCGGATATTTACACGGAATTCGGTTCCTTCACGGTAGGCGAGAGCGGGGCAGTGATTTATTCCGTGCTCGGCGAAAAGCAACAGAACGACCGCGAAGCCTGGTATATGATCGACAGCTCTTTCATTACGACCCTCCCGGACACCTGGGGCATCGGGGAAAAATTCCTCATGCTGCCCATTAACAAATGGGACCAGGAATACCAGGAAGTGCACCTCGGCGGGCTCACCTGCGACGGCTACGATTTCTATACTTCGGAAGAACACATCAATGCCGTGTTCCTCCCGAAGCTCACCGGCGAGCAGGAACCGTTATATATCGGTTTCTTCCACACCGGAGCCTACCAGGATCAGCTGAGCGGTTACGGCGGCATCAAACACTGCCTTATTCCCTCGCCCAAACACGTGGTCGTGGGGTACGACAAAAACGGACAATTAAAAGATTGGCTATACGCGAAGGAGCAAACCTCCCAGAGCATGCTTAAAATTTTGGGTTATTAA
- a CDS encoding cation transporter has translation MRIIKMVLVLLLAVTGSAMAQAKKGTLATAKIKVPSVQCNMCKDAIQRYFLKEEGVKSMVVDVKKKEATVKYYTDRTNIENIKTAIANVGYDADDVTANEDSYNDLPKCCKKPEDGGGPVQKKH, from the coding sequence ATGCGTATCATTAAAATGGTACTGGTACTGCTGCTGGCAGTTACCGGTTCGGCGATGGCCCAGGCGAAGAAAGGAACGCTGGCAACGGCAAAAATCAAGGTGCCGAGCGTTCAGTGCAATATGTGTAAAGACGCGATCCAGCGGTATTTTCTGAAAGAGGAAGGGGTTAAGTCCATGGTGGTAGATGTGAAAAAGAAGGAGGCGACGGTGAAATATTACACCGACCGCACCAATATCGAGAACATCAAAACCGCCATTGCGAACGTAGGATATGATGCGGATGATGTGACAGCCAACGAGGATTCTTACAACGACCTCCCCAAGTGCTGCAAAAAGCCGGAAGACGGCGGTGGCCCCGTTCAGAAGAAACACTAA
- a CDS encoding WbqC family protein has translation MAEQGTNGILLIESQYFPTINFYKTLIESEKVRFERMEHYQKVSFRNRCYIAGPNGKILLSVPLVKGKNQRTVMKDVRISNQEPWQTLHWKTLTSAYRRSPWFEYFEPELEVLYDKEFEYLLDWNMACFEFANRALGFEPVVEMTDTYNKDYSADPAILDLRDKMLPGRELENVLAYTQVFGERTGFLPNLSILDLLFCEGKRGLELLK, from the coding sequence ATGGCAGAACAGGGTACAAATGGGATTTTATTGATTGAAAGTCAATATTTTCCGACAATTAATTTTTATAAAACTTTAATTGAAAGCGAAAAAGTACGTTTTGAGCGTATGGAGCATTACCAGAAGGTTAGTTTTCGCAATCGTTGCTACATCGCGGGGCCTAATGGAAAGATCCTTTTGAGCGTTCCGCTGGTGAAAGGAAAAAATCAGCGGACCGTGATGAAGGATGTCCGGATTTCGAATCAGGAACCCTGGCAGACCCTCCATTGGAAAACCCTTACTTCCGCCTACCGTCGTTCCCCCTGGTTCGAATATTTCGAACCGGAACTGGAAGTTTTATATGATAAGGAATTTGAATATCTGCTCGACTGGAACATGGCGTGTTTTGAGTTCGCCAATCGCGCACTTGGTTTCGAGCCGGTCGTAGAAATGACCGATACATATAATAAGGACTATAGCGCCGATCCTGCGATCCTGGATCTGCGGGACAAAATGTTACCCGGCCGGGAGCTTGAGAATGTGCTTGCCTACACCCAGGTTTTCGGAGAAAGGACCGGCTTTTTGCCGAACCTTAGCATCCTCGATCTGTTATTTTGTGAAGGGAAAAGGGGTTTGGAGTTACTGAAATGA
- a CDS encoding nuclear transport factor 2 family protein, protein MLICSFRVSAQDSEAEAVKTVIRQLFEGMKRGDSAMVKAVFAQNAILHTAGTTKTGEIKLVSGDVNGFVTAVGTPHTSVWDERITFGQVQVDGPMASVWTPYRFYIGEKFSHCGVNSFQLFKSPEGWKITYLIDTRRKENCL, encoded by the coding sequence TTGTTAATATGTTCTTTCCGTGTATCCGCGCAGGATTCGGAGGCCGAAGCGGTAAAAACCGTTATCAGGCAACTGTTTGAAGGGATGAAGCGTGGCGACAGCGCGATGGTAAAGGCTGTATTCGCCCAAAATGCAATCCTTCACACCGCGGGAACCACCAAAACCGGCGAAATCAAGCTGGTTTCCGGAGATGTTAACGGATTTGTAACAGCTGTAGGAACGCCTCACACGTCCGTGTGGGATGAGCGGATCACCTTTGGCCAGGTACAGGTCGACGGGCCGATGGCCAGCGTATGGACGCCTTACCGTTTTTACATTGGTGAAAAGTTCAGTCATTGCGGGGTGAATAGCTTCCAGCTATTCAAATCCCCCGAAGGCTGGAAGATCACGTATCTCATCGATACGCGCAGGAAGGAAAACTGTTTATAA
- a CDS encoding BrxA/BrxB family bacilliredoxin, translated as MYPAELVMPMKAELTDNGFQEMLSPEKVEDVLKQEGTTLVVINSVCGCSAGTARPGVLMAVATSEKKPDRLATSFAGFDKDAVQQIRTHLLPYPPSSPSIALFKDGQLVHFIERHMIEGRSAQMIATNLVAAFDEYC; from the coding sequence ATGTACCCTGCGGAACTCGTGATGCCGATGAAGGCAGAATTAACAGATAATGGATTTCAGGAAATGCTTTCCCCCGAAAAGGTGGAAGATGTTTTAAAACAGGAAGGCACCACGCTGGTGGTGATCAATTCCGTTTGCGGCTGCTCGGCCGGTACCGCCCGCCCGGGTGTACTGATGGCTGTTGCCACCAGCGAGAAGAAGCCGGACAGGCTCGCCACTTCCTTTGCCGGTTTCGACAAGGACGCAGTGCAGCAAATCCGTACGCACCTGTTGCCTTATCCTCCGTCTTCTCCCTCCATCGCGCTTTTCAAGGACGGTCAGCTGGTACACTTCATCGAGCGCCACATGATTGAGGGCCGTTCGGCCCAGATGATCGCCACCAACCTGGTAGCGGCGTTTGACGAGTACTGCTAA
- a CDS encoding Hsp20/alpha crystallin family protein translates to MTLVKFNQPAKTFHGLVDELLNGKFLNKDFATSDFFGASYAPVNISETKDGYSLEVVAPGFAKDDFKVKIDGPTLTISAEKKTESKEENEKHLRREFSFRSFSRSFTLDEKVEAAKINAKYENGVLHLTLPKKEAAQDTVKEIIVA, encoded by the coding sequence ATGACACTCGTAAAATTCAATCAGCCCGCAAAAACCTTTCATGGCCTCGTAGACGAATTATTGAACGGCAAATTCCTGAACAAGGATTTCGCCACCTCCGACTTCTTCGGCGCATCCTACGCCCCGGTGAACATCTCGGAAACGAAAGACGGCTACAGCCTGGAAGTAGTAGCCCCCGGTTTCGCCAAAGACGATTTCAAAGTGAAAATCGATGGCCCCACGCTGACGATCAGCGCGGAAAAGAAAACCGAATCCAAAGAAGAAAACGAAAAACACCTTCGCCGCGAGTTCAGTTTCCGCTCCTTCTCCCGCTCCTTTACGCTGGACGAGAAAGTGGAAGCCGCCAAAATCAACGCGAAATACGAAAACGGCGTACTGCATCTGACCCTGCCCAAGAAAGAGGCCGCACAGGACACCGTTAAAGAAATTATAGTTGCATAA
- a CDS encoding LEA type 2 family protein — MVRPQPPDQRVFNLIFGRICRRFDTNFQTPFMKQVTWYIMILAIWLGVSACGKMKDLEFVRVASFDMENLSFSKSTVKIELAYYNPNNFSLRLKDAEFDVFLDDTKVGHSFQDTLIDIPARDTFYFPVKLQVEMGNVFKNMLGVLANKEVTIKAAGNCKVGKKGVFVPFPIRCETKQKFDFF; from the coding sequence ATGGTCCGCCCCCAGCCCCCGGACCAGCGCGTTTTTAACTTAATTTTTGGAAGGATTTGTCGTAGGTTTGATACGAATTTTCAAACGCCGTTCATGAAGCAGGTAACCTGGTATATTATGATCCTTGCTATTTGGTTAGGGGTCAGCGCATGTGGAAAAATGAAAGACCTGGAATTTGTCCGGGTCGCCAGTTTTGATATGGAGAATTTGAGTTTTTCAAAAAGCACCGTCAAAATCGAGCTGGCCTATTACAACCCGAACAATTTTTCGCTCCGGCTGAAAGACGCAGAATTCGACGTTTTCCTGGACGACACCAAAGTCGGTCATTCTTTCCAGGACACCTTGATTGATATCCCGGCCCGCGATACTTTTTATTTCCCGGTGAAACTGCAGGTCGAAATGGGGAACGTATTTAAGAATATGCTCGGCGTTTTAGCGAACAAGGAAGTCACCATCAAAGCCGCCGGAAATTGCAAAGTCGGCAAAAAAGGCGTGTTTGTCCCCTTCCCGATTCGATGCGAAACGAAACAGAAGTTCGACTTTTTCTGA